The Lycium ferocissimum isolate CSIRO_LF1 chromosome 1, AGI_CSIRO_Lferr_CH_V1, whole genome shotgun sequence genome includes a region encoding these proteins:
- the LOC132047299 gene encoding uncharacterized protein LOC132047299 isoform X1: MDSCSPFDSIIFDLDDTLYSSKTGIGQALKKNIDDYLVEKCGFPESKASALRVELFKTYGSSLAGLRAIGYDVDADDYHSYVHGRLPYDLIKPDAQLRSILCSINQRKIVFTNSDRIHAIKALERLGIKDCFEQIICFETMNFNLSKATRPEEIPVILKPSMKAMNIAIEAAQVDPCRTLFLDDNVKNIAAGKAVGLRTVLGRI, translated from the exons ATGGATTCTTGCTCCCCTTTTGATTCTATTATTTTCG ATTTGGATGATACTCTGTACTCGTCCAAGACTGGAATTGGGcaagcattgaagaagaacatTGACG ATTATCTGGTAGAGAAATGTGGTTTTCCAGAGTCTAAAGCATCAGCTTTGCGTGTTGAGCTTTTCAAAACTTACGGCAGCTCTCTCGCCGGTTTACGG GCTATAGGCTATGATGTTGATGCAGATGATTATCAcag CTATGTGCACGGAAGATTGCCATATGATTTGATTAAACCGGATGCTCAGTTACGAAGCATCTTGTGTAGTATTAATCAAAGGAAAATT GTTTTCACGAATTCTGATCGAATTCATGCGATAAAGGCTTTGGAACGTCTTGGAATTAAGGATTGTTTTGAACAAATTATTTGTTTCGAGACGATGAATTTTAACCTCTCTAAGGCAACACGGCCAGAAGAGATTCCGGTGATATTGAAGCCTTCAATGAAGGCAATGAATATAGCCATCGAAGCTGCTCAGGTTGATCCTTGTCGCACG CTCTTCCTTGATGATAATGTTAAGAACATAGCTGCTGGGAAAGCTGTGGGGCTCCGAACAGTTTTG GGGCGTATCTAG
- the LOC132047299 gene encoding uncharacterized protein LOC132047299 isoform X2: MDSCSPFDSIIFDLDDTLYSSKTGIGQALKKNIDDYLVEKCGFPESKASALRVELFKTYGSSLAGLRAIGYDVDADDYHSYVHGRLPYDLIKPDAQLRSILCSINQRKIVFTNSDRIHAIKALERLGIKDCFEQIICFETMNFNLSKATRPEEIPVILKPSMKAMNIAIEAAQVDPCRTLFLDDNVKNIAAGKAVGLRTVLVGRATKTKEADYALEMVTDLVQVVPAIWFKEEEDQKITRTRSEMDFLATTAVGA, translated from the exons ATGGATTCTTGCTCCCCTTTTGATTCTATTATTTTCG ATTTGGATGATACTCTGTACTCGTCCAAGACTGGAATTGGGcaagcattgaagaagaacatTGACG ATTATCTGGTAGAGAAATGTGGTTTTCCAGAGTCTAAAGCATCAGCTTTGCGTGTTGAGCTTTTCAAAACTTACGGCAGCTCTCTCGCCGGTTTACGG GCTATAGGCTATGATGTTGATGCAGATGATTATCAcag CTATGTGCACGGAAGATTGCCATATGATTTGATTAAACCGGATGCTCAGTTACGAAGCATCTTGTGTAGTATTAATCAAAGGAAAATT GTTTTCACGAATTCTGATCGAATTCATGCGATAAAGGCTTTGGAACGTCTTGGAATTAAGGATTGTTTTGAACAAATTATTTGTTTCGAGACGATGAATTTTAACCTCTCTAAGGCAACACGGCCAGAAGAGATTCCGGTGATATTGAAGCCTTCAATGAAGGCAATGAATATAGCCATCGAAGCTGCTCAGGTTGATCCTTGTCGCACG CTCTTCCTTGATGATAATGTTAAGAACATAGCTGCTGGGAAAGCTGTGGGGCTCCGAACAGTTTTG GTTGGAAGAGCAACTAAAACCAAAGAAGCTGACTATGCATTAGAGATGGTGACGGATCTGGTCCAAGTAGTACCAGCAATATGGTTcaaggaagaagaagatcaaAAAATTACACGCACAAGAAGTGAAATGGACTTTCTTGCAACCACAGCTGTTGGTGCTTAA